From a single Longimicrobiales bacterium genomic region:
- a CDS encoding SDR family oxidoreductase, whose amino-acid sequence MDLGIAGRVALVAASSRGLGRAIADELAQAGARLVLCARGAAALEQAREEIAATGADVVAQPADLTDPAGVQAVLDAAQRAFGEIDILVTNTGGPPAGPFDAHSPGTWQHAVDQNLHSVINLTRGALGGMRARGWGRIINVTSIAVKQPVDGLILSNSVRAAVTGFARTLANEVARDGVTVNCVLPGYTQTERVVHLAEKVGDGDPAKGYARWESEIPMGRLGEPRELAALVAFLASARASYITGQSIAVDGGWIRSLL is encoded by the coding sequence GCATCGAGTCGGGGCCTCGGCCGCGCCATTGCCGACGAGCTCGCACAGGCCGGCGCGCGGCTGGTCCTGTGCGCGCGGGGTGCGGCGGCGCTGGAGCAGGCGCGCGAGGAAATCGCCGCGACCGGTGCCGACGTCGTCGCACAGCCCGCCGACCTGACGGACCCCGCGGGTGTGCAGGCCGTGCTCGACGCGGCGCAGCGCGCGTTCGGTGAGATCGACATCCTTGTGACGAACACCGGTGGCCCGCCCGCCGGTCCGTTCGACGCCCACTCGCCCGGGACGTGGCAGCACGCCGTCGATCAGAACCTGCACAGCGTGATCAACCTCACGCGTGGCGCGCTGGGCGGCATGCGTGCACGCGGGTGGGGCCGCATCATCAACGTGACCTCGATCGCGGTGAAGCAGCCGGTCGACGGGCTGATCCTGTCGAACAGCGTGCGTGCGGCCGTGACCGGCTTCGCGCGCACACTCGCCAACGAGGTCGCACGCGACGGCGTCACCGTGAATTGCGTGCTGCCGGGCTACACGCAGACCGAGCGTGTCGTGCACCTGGCCGAAAAGGTCGGCGACGGTGACCCTGCGAAAGGCTACGCCCGCTGGGAGTCGGAGATCCCGATGGGGCGACTGGGCGAGCCGCGCGAGCTGGCCGCGCTCGTTGCGTTCCTCGCATCCGCGCGTGCGTCGTACATCACCGGTCAGTCGATCGCAGTCGACGGCGGCTGGATCCGCTCACTGCTGTAG